Proteins encoded in a region of the Pseudomonas putida genome:
- a CDS encoding MFS transporter — protein sequence MNNDSLMLYRKIAWKILPLLFVSYIVSYLDRVNIGFAALRMQQDLNLSDAVYGLGAGVFFIGYVLFEVPSNLLLTRIGARKTIMRIMISWGIVSSCMMFVQTPLQFYIARFLLGVFEAGFFPGIILYLTYWFPVRMRGSVIAVFMSAIALAGIIGGPVSGWIIRAMEGVSGFSGWQWMFLLEGAPAVILGILAGFMLIDRPEQAKWLSSDERKRIALEVGTPASSESHRLGAVVRDPRIYALALVYFSVMAGLYILGFWLPGMIKSYGVSDPFHIGLLTAVPYMASAVGMIVIGRHSDAVGERRWHLATCMVVAACALITCTFVPGNLVLGLGTLSVAAVGLYASMPLFWTIPTRYLGRESAAGGIALINSLALFGGFTSPTVLGLVKANTGSLDIGLYLFAGLLVVGATTLILALPARLIKEDLSVPVQGQVCESL from the coding sequence ATGAATAATGATTCGCTCATGTTGTACAGGAAGATTGCCTGGAAAATATTGCCCTTGTTGTTTGTCAGTTATATCGTCTCCTACCTAGATCGGGTCAATATCGGGTTTGCGGCGTTGCGCATGCAGCAGGACCTGAATCTCAGCGATGCCGTTTACGGCCTCGGTGCCGGCGTGTTCTTCATTGGTTATGTACTGTTTGAGGTGCCCAGCAACCTGCTCCTGACCCGGATCGGTGCGCGCAAGACCATCATGCGCATCATGATTTCCTGGGGGATCGTGTCGTCCTGCATGATGTTCGTGCAGACGCCGCTGCAGTTTTACATTGCGCGTTTTTTGTTGGGGGTGTTCGAAGCCGGTTTTTTCCCGGGGATCATCCTCTACCTGACGTATTGGTTCCCTGTGCGCATGCGCGGCAGTGTGATCGCCGTGTTCATGTCGGCAATTGCCCTCGCGGGCATCATTGGCGGGCCGGTTTCAGGCTGGATCATTCGTGCCATGGAGGGTGTCAGTGGGTTTAGTGGCTGGCAGTGGATGTTCCTGCTGGAAGGGGCGCCAGCTGTCATCCTGGGCATCCTCGCCGGCTTCATGTTGATCGACCGCCCCGAGCAAGCCAAATGGCTGAGCAGCGATGAGCGCAAGCGCATCGCGCTGGAAGTCGGTACACCCGCCAGCAGCGAAAGCCACAGGCTTGGTGCGGTAGTACGCGACCCACGCATCTATGCGCTCGCACTGGTGTATTTCTCGGTGATGGCCGGGCTTTACATTCTCGGTTTCTGGCTTCCGGGGATGATCAAAAGCTACGGCGTTTCAGATCCTTTCCATATCGGCCTGCTGACGGCTGTGCCTTACATGGCCAGTGCTGTGGGGATGATTGTGATCGGTAGGCACTCCGATGCCGTGGGCGAGCGCAGATGGCACCTGGCAACCTGCATGGTGGTGGCCGCCTGTGCCCTGATCACCTGCACCTTCGTACCGGGCAACCTGGTGCTGGGCCTGGGTACCTTGAGCGTGGCGGCGGTGGGCCTGTATGCCTCGATGCCATTATTCTGGACCATCCCCACCCGTTACCTGGGCCGCGAATCGGCTGCTGGCGGCATCGCGCTGATCAACTCCCTGGCGCTGTTTGGCGGCTTCACCAGCCCTACGGTGCTAGGCCTGGTCAAAGCCAATACCGGTAGCCTGGACATCGGCCTGTACCTGTTCGCCGGCCTGCTGGTCGTGGGGGCCACGACGTTGATCCTGGCGCTGCCCGCTCGGCTCATCAAGGAAGACTTATCGGTGCCGGTACAGGGCCAGGTCTGCGAGTCGCTTTGA